The genomic window AATCATATGGAAAGCAGAGACCTTTAACAGGGGAAATTTGTTTATTATTTGATTGCTTCATATTATGAAATCATATGGAAAGCAGAGACCTTTTATAGGCAAAATCTTATTATTTGATTCCTTCCAATGAAATCATATGGAAAGCAGAGACATTTTACagggggatttttttttattaattgattGCTTCTTATGCAGGGGAAATTTGTTTATTATTTGATTGCTTCATATTATGAATTAAATTATGAATTATAGGCAAAATCTTATTATTTGATTGCTTCCTATGAAATCATATGGAAAGTAGAGACTTTTTAGAGGGGAAAGGTATTTATTATTCGATTGCTTCCTATGAAATCATATGGAAATTTGTTTCTGCAAGTATTATCGTCTATTGTCCTGTAGTTCCCGTCCCGTCGAcagaaacaaaaaagttcattTAAGACCAGGGTCAGAGCAGTTTTACAGCTTTGGCGTTTTCGATAAGCGCTTTGAAACTCAGAATACGATCCATTTTCAGGAAGGTAAGTTTTGGCGCTTTTTCTGTCACTTTTGACAGGAATTTCAGATTAGACACACTGTGGTAGCTTTGTGGTAACATTcctataaggcctaaaaaatgtttgattggcgtaacaaaagtaggtaattttaatttaatctaatttttttttttaactctttttttttaaaaaaaaaaaaaaaaaatcagggtcgggcctatttttagggtacGTCGGggtacgccaatcaaacaattttgaggCCGAATTGGCATTTTCCTGCTGTTGATAATAATGGGGTGAACATCGATATCACGTTTTTACAAAACCGAAAGCGCGGACAAGAAGGGTGTGATATTGACGTTCACCCCATCAATGACAGGAACGTGCCAATGACACTAGATATATTTGTGCAATAAAaccatgtccccccccccccctttacagacctcgacaatttcagcccccccttttgacatgaaaattatgggtcaaccccatagaaaagcatataaactcaatttttccaggaatttttgtggtcatttttttcagggccccccttaggagggtcaggCCCCCCtaataagtgtttgtgaacggtcccttagttcaTTCATTTTATCCAGCTCATGATTCCTTTTTGTCTTCTTCCTGTTCTTTCCGTCGCCAGTCCATTTCTATTTCTTCTATACTATCTGGTAGTGGTTTATTTAGTGTCTCTGGTAATGCCAAATACATGCCACAAGATCCCAGGGTGGTTATTCCGAATATAGCATACGCAAATGTGTCGCCCTATATATAATGGAAAACAAAGAAGTATCATGTAACTACTACTTTCACCAAACTACATAGAGAGAATGTGATCTCACGGAGACATGAAACTCTTCCGTTTATGCGATCCCTTAGTTTGGCCAGGAATCAGCAGCCGGATTGGAATGTTCTATtgttcgtaatcggcgggccttataacatcgcgaatgatatcaatatattttattttgataattgtcttgtgacatctcgccagaagcatcacaaattattaattaaaagtcatttattttgtctactttctttaacacaaacaaaaatatagaccagacaggtcaactttaTATTTGAACGccggtctactttttggcgtagtggcaAAGAAGAGCCTAACCATTCCCGCCTAttaggagctgatcaaactataagaaATCAAGTTTCCTCGATACCACACCTCCAATGAGAGTTGCCGTTATATTGTCGGCGGTTTTGTGTTTGTACACTTCACTTTCTCATCTCGCGTCTCCGTGAGCCAATAGTACAAAAGGTTTCCAGAATATGACATAATAGTGACGTCACACAAGAGTGGGATTCGCATTCATACTATTAGGTGAGGTTTGGGGTTGTTACGGATTATATCTAGTAAGCGATAACCCGAGCCTGATACGGACTCCGAGACTAGATGTAATCCGTATCACCACTAAACCGAACCTAAGGACATGTGGAAGCAAATTTTAAGTTTTAACCAATGCATATTCAATTTGTTAAACTGATCTACCCCTAGGATCTACCTCTCAACATCAATTGGATTCTACACACCATTGAGGAAACTTTGGGCTGGATGACTCCTCCAATTCCCCCTATCATTGAACAAATCCCTAACGCACCACTCCTAGAAagacacaaacaaataaaatgaaaacataataatgtcccTCGACGTTTTTCCTTCCTACAAGCATAATACGTTGGACAATGAGAAAGAGAAACGCCAGTAGAGGGAGGAAGGAAGAAACAAAGGCAGGAAGAAAAGGAATGCCGTGTTTAATTTGTGTAGAACAAGGCAAATTCAAAACACTTGACCCACTTCGTGCATCTGCCATACCTCTAAAAGGGTAATGGACTCTGTATTTTTCGGAGAAAAATATGAAGTTCCATGTCACTTGTGGAGATATTGTCTGCTGTTGGACACAGAAATATAAACACTTTAAAAATCACAAGTTACAAAAACATGCGAACATTTGTACAGACAAGCTTATAACTTTGCTAATTTGTGCAGCGTCGATCATTTTTTGTGATGTGAGGTGAGGCGCCTAATAATGACAATGTTACCTTATTTCAGTGGGCAATAATTCCCCTGTATAAACGTAAATCAAGGCAAACGCAGCAGCTATTCCAAGCTTAGCAATCATGGCCAGATACGTTTGAAATTGTGTAATTTCGCCGCCTATTGAAAAGCATAAAAATTATAAAGTCTATAAatctattactattactatttatactgttactattactattatacaaaataaatctATGCAGAAGAAATTTTATTTAGAGACACAAATCATCTGACCTCGCTTCTTAACTGGATGAGTTGTTTAATGtaatttttaacttttttattttacatttaaaacgtttttatattatGTAATAACACATTATGATGTAGTTCCTTACTTGATTGATACTGTAAAATAAGTATCCATAAACAGCAGAAGCTCACGCATAATGTAAACACAAGGCTGGCCGCCTTACGACCATATCTGGATATAAAACACAGAAAGTAACCGTAATAATTGGGCATCGAGTAAAACGTAGATCAAACTTGCAGATGAACGTAACGTCAATGATGCAATTACACATGAACGAGATGTGTCAGCCATCACTCAATCAGGAAACACGATGAATAAAACCGGTGATCACTGGATTCATTATagaacttaaattttactgtaatttaaACCACTTCAGgctagtctttcacatggtattttattacacgattgggcattacaatcatgcaaaaggtagaaatttgagaaaaatcgAGGGCGTTGATATGCAGCAAATCACAAATTATTTCACAAACATGAGGAAATAGATTTATAGAGGTATATCACTTTGCACAAGCACATTACCTGTCTGATAGCAACCCAACTAAGTATATTGCTGGCGTCTCTATTAGTCCTGAAACTGCCACATTAGTGTACATGTTTCCACCTAAATTGCTGGATCCCATAGTCAGACCGTAGTAAACTAGAGTACATATCGCCCTGCAAAGATGATAATGAAAATTTTCCCATTAAATCCCATTCAGCTTGGTTTGGTTTTCTCAGATTAAATTGCGACCAGGGAAGTGTCCTATAATTGCCACTACCCTTAGAATACGAGGCAGAGACTTTCAAGCACATAAAAGTACTCTTAATAGGGATAAAGGGCCGAGAACTTTCCAAAGTCTATGACACTTTACTTCTACAAACACCTTCCAAAAAGTAAAAGGATATTGTCAAGAAGTCACATCATGACATTCACCAGTATCACACCACACCGCTAATATGAcggagtatggttactctgaaattattcggaCAAAAACGAGTATCTTACATGTTTTTGCTAATATTACAGATCCAGATCTTAATGCTTTTGATAGTAGCCACGTACCCTGGTCCCTAAAGATTATGTTTAGGATTGAGAGTGATGATCCGTTATTAGACTTAAGTTAGGTTTTCGGGTTAGGATTAAGAGATCGGGATTAAGGTTGCGGATGGGATGGCGACCAGCTGCTCTCAAAATTGACTTTATTCCAAGTAAACTTACCATAAACACATAAGTATTAGAATTCTGTTTCTCATTATAGGAGTTGTAAATACCCTCCATACATTTTTTGCACCTTCCTCATTTCTTGGTTTCTGGGTCGTAAAATTGGAAAGTGCTAAGTTTTCGCGAGATATATCACGGCCATTTCGACGACCCATAGCCAAAAGAATATCCTCAGCTTCTCGTATCCGTCCCTTAGATAAAAGCCAACGTGGAGATTCGGGAAGCGTCCTAAAAAAACAGTATAAACTTGattgagagtgaatttcaaaataatataggtATTCTGTGAAACATCATAATTATCTGTAATTGTGGGCTTTGTctacaaaatcaaaaaatttttcAACGACAGTATATACCTACCGATATAGAAGGATACACGGCGCCATTAAACACAGGAGATAAAAAGACATATTTCTCCAATCTCGAAAATAATAGGCA from Amphiura filiformis chromosome 5, Afil_fr2py, whole genome shotgun sequence includes these protein-coding regions:
- the LOC140152077 gene encoding solute carrier family 22 member 15-like: MSAVFICKIPSFQCKDRPSDDPCSVEPPCQQFEYDTPDNFTTIVDEWDLVCEKKDYAGVTQSALRIGTMIGTYFLSPLGDRYGRGHISTFGGILILFAQTITTFSRSYVLFTLARFLVGIGLGGTMNSSVWLIENTHSKWRALASSATDLAYAVGIAALAVFAYYFRDWRNMSFYLLCLMAPCILLYRTLPESPRWLLSKGRIREAEDILLAMGRRNGRDISRENLALSNFTTQKPRNEEGAKNVWRVFTTPIMRNRILILMCLWAICTLVYYGLTMGSSNLGGNMYTNVAVSGLIETPAIYLVGLLSDRYGRKAASLVFTLCVSFCCLWILILQYQSSGEITQFQTYLAMIAKLGIAAAFALIYVYTGELLPTEIRSGALGICSMIGGIGGVIQPKVSSMGDTFAYAIFGITTLGSCGMYLALPETLNKPLPDSIEEIEMDWRRKEQEEDKKES